In the Nodosilinea sp. PGN35 genome, one interval contains:
- a CDS encoding NUDIX hydrolase N-terminal domain-containing protein has translation MTSPWLGWIQQLQGIAQTGLHYKNHPFDTERYGQIQAIAAAMLAAQIEADPPAILNLWQQEQGHATPKVDVRGVVFRDQKILLVQEQSDGLWALPGGWADIGDSPSHAVEREIFEESGFTARATRLLACYDRAHPRHGHPPALHHSYRLVFHCEITGGQPTPSYETPAVEFFGPNDLPPLSLGRTSPNQIHRFFDYLIHPDSSTDFD, from the coding sequence ATGACATCCCCCTGGCTAGGCTGGATTCAGCAACTTCAAGGCATTGCCCAAACCGGGCTGCACTACAAAAATCATCCCTTTGACACGGAGCGCTACGGGCAGATCCAGGCGATCGCCGCTGCCATGCTCGCCGCCCAGATCGAGGCCGATCCGCCCGCCATTCTCAATCTCTGGCAGCAAGAGCAGGGCCATGCCACCCCTAAAGTCGATGTCCGAGGCGTCGTGTTTCGCGATCAAAAAATTCTGCTGGTGCAGGAGCAATCGGATGGGCTGTGGGCGCTGCCCGGCGGCTGGGCCGACATCGGCGACTCTCCCAGCCACGCCGTTGAGCGCGAGATCTTTGAGGAATCTGGCTTCACGGCTCGGGCCACCCGCCTGCTGGCCTGCTACGATCGCGCCCACCCCCGCCACGGACACCCCCCCGCCCTGCACCACAGCTACAGGCTGGTGTTTCACTGCGAAATTACCGGCGGGCAACCCACCCCCAGCTACGAAACTCCAGCCGTCGAGTTTTTCGGCCCCAACGACTTGCCGCCCCTCTCCCTGGGGCGCACCAGTCCCAACCAGATTCACCGCTTCTTTGACTACCTAATCCATCCCGACTCCTCCACCGATTTCGACTGA